In Frankiaceae bacterium, the DNA window TCTCGGCGGGGCCGACCACGATGTGGCGGTACGCCGCCCTGCTGCCGGCCGGCCACGACCCGCTGACCCGCGTCGACCTCGGCGCCGGCTGGACGCCGCTCGTCCGCGCGCACAACCTGGGCAAGGCGCTGGGCATGCGCGAGCTCTGGGTCAAGGACGACTCCGCGAACCCCACCCACTCGTTCAAGGACCGGGTCGTCTCCGTCGCCGCGAGCAAGGCCCGCGAGCTCGGCTTCACGACCATCGCCTGCGCCTCGACCGGCAACCTCGCCAACTCCGTCGCCGCCCACGCCGCGCGCGCCGGGCTGCGCGCGGTGGTGTTCATCCCCGACGACCTCGAAGCCGGCAAGACCGTGACGACCGCCGTCTACGGGCAGACCGTCGTCGCCGTCGAGGGCAACTACGACGACGTCAACCGGCTCTGCTCGGAGGTGGGCGACGACCTGCCGTGGGCGTTCGTCAACGTCAACCTCAGGCCGTACTACGCGGAGGGCTCCAAGACGATCGGGTACGAGATCGCCGAGCAGCTCGGCTGGCGGCTGCCCTCGCAGGTCGTCTCGCCCGTCGCGTCGGGGAGCCTGCTGACCAAGGTGGACAAGGCGTTCCGCGAGCTGGTCTCGCTCGGTCTCGTGGAGGGGTCGGACTACCGGATCTACGGCGCGCAGCCGACCGGGTGCTCGCCGGTGTCCGCGGCGTACGCCCACGGCTGGGACGTGCCGAAGCCCGTGAAGCCGAGCACCATCGCCAAGTCGCTCGCCATCGGCAACCCTGCCGACGGGCCGTACGCGCTCGACGTCGTCCGCCGCACCGGCGGCGCGATCGCCGACGTGTCCGACGAGGAGGTCGTGGCCGGCATCCGGCTGCTGGCCGAGACCGAGGGCATCTTCGGCGAGACCGCGGGCGGCGTGACGATCGGCACGCTGCGCAAGCTGCTCGCGGA includes these proteins:
- the thrC gene encoding threonine synthase — encoded protein: MTATLDRSTHVTGLRCRECAAEYPADARHVCEQCFGPLEVAYEFGAITREQLSAGPTTMWRYAALLPAGHDPLTRVDLGAGWTPLVRAHNLGKALGMRELWVKDDSANPTHSFKDRVVSVAASKARELGFTTIACASTGNLANSVAAHAARAGLRAVVFIPDDLEAGKTVTTAVYGQTVVAVEGNYDDVNRLCSEVGDDLPWAFVNVNLRPYYAEGSKTIGYEIAEQLGWRLPSQVVSPVASGSLLTKVDKAFRELVSLGLVEGSDYRIYGAQPTGCSPVSAAYAHGWDVPKPVKPSTIAKSLAIGNPADGPYALDVVRRTGGAIADVSDEEVVAGIRLLAETEGIFGETAGGVTIGTLRKLLADGLLDPGVPTVVLNTGDGLKTLDAVAPHVGPTVTIPPSLAAFREAGLS